From Heptranchias perlo isolate sHepPer1 chromosome 8, sHepPer1.hap1, whole genome shotgun sequence, a single genomic window includes:
- the lgals8a gene encoding galectin-8 isoform X1, with protein MSNPTIFNPVIPYSGAIFGGLHRGQMIAVQGIVPKESDRFQVDLQCGSSENPRADIAFHFNPRFRRSGSVVCNTLEKERWGREEIKYEMPFKKGEPFEIIFFIMVDRFKVAVNGKHFLDYQHRISVGRVDTLGISGVVQIQTIGFFGSSEQDNPYSNLPMKKIDANGTQTKSIKTPLVVPYMGKIKDGLSPGRIITVQGKVDKNPDRFVINLRVSDSTDLPLHLTPRLKEKTFVRNSFLYQSWGEEEKKIDYFPFNPEAYFEVIIYCGADCFKIAVNGEHLLEYKHRFTNLSKIDMLEVEGDIRLLDVQTW; from the exons ATGTCTAATCCGACGATATTTAACCCG GTTATACCATACAGTGGAgcaatttttggtggtttgcaTCGTGGGCAGATGATAGCAGTACAGGGAATAGTGCCTAAAGAAAGTGACAG ATTCCAAGTGGATTTACAGTGCGGCAGTAGTGAAAATCCTCGTGCAGACATAGCCTTCCATTTTAATCCACGTTTCCGGAGATCTGGGTCCGTGGTATGTAATACCCTGGAGAAGGAAAGATGGGGGCGTGAAGAAATAAAATATGAGATGCCGTTCAAGAAAGGAGAGCCATTTGAAATCATTTTCTTCATTATGGTTGACAGGTTCAAG GTTGCAGTTAATGGAAAACATTTCCTGGACTACCAGCATAGAATAAGTGTGGGTAGAGTTGACACACTTGGAATCTCTGGTGTAGTCCAAATTCAAACAATTGGCTTCTTTGGCAGCTCT GAGCAGGATAACCCATATTCTAACCTACCAATGAAGAAGATTGATGCGAATGGGACT CAAACAAAATCTATCAAGACTCCATTG GTTGTCCCTTATATGGGTAAAATCAAGGATGGATTAAGCCCTGGTCGGATAATCACCGTACAAGGCAAAGTTGATAAGAATCCAGACAG GTTTGTCATTAATCTTCGTGTGAGTGATTCCACTGACCTTCCATTGCACCTGACACCTCGTTTAAAAGAGAAAACTTTTGTTCGAAACTCATTTCTCTATCAAAGctggggtgaagaggagaagaAAATAGATTATTTTCCATTTAACCCAGAGGCATATTTTGAG GTTATCATTTATTGCGGTGCTGACTGCTTCAAGATTGCTGTTAATGGAGAGCACTTACTGGAATATAAACACCGGTTTACAAACTTGAGTAAAATTGAtatgttagaggtggaaggagATATCCGGTTGTTGGATGTACAGACTTGGTAG
- the lgals8a gene encoding galectin-8 isoform X2, whose amino-acid sequence MSNPTIFNPVIPYSGAIFGGLHRGQMIAVQGIVPKESDRFQVDLQCGSSENPRADIAFHFNPRFRRSGSVVCNTLEKERWGREEIKYEMPFKKGEPFEIIFFIMVDRFKVAVNGKHFLDYQHRISVGRVDTLGISGVVQIQTIGFFGSSEQDNPYSNLPMKKIDANGTQTKSIKTPLVVPYMGKIKDGLSPGRIITVQGKVDKNPDRFVINLRVSDSTDLPLHLTPRLKEKTFVRNSFLYQSWGEEEKKIDYFPFNPEAYFEVIIYCGADCFKIAVNGEHLLEYKHRFTNLSKIDMLEVEGDIRLLDVQT is encoded by the exons ATGTCTAATCCGACGATATTTAACCCG GTTATACCATACAGTGGAgcaatttttggtggtttgcaTCGTGGGCAGATGATAGCAGTACAGGGAATAGTGCCTAAAGAAAGTGACAG ATTCCAAGTGGATTTACAGTGCGGCAGTAGTGAAAATCCTCGTGCAGACATAGCCTTCCATTTTAATCCACGTTTCCGGAGATCTGGGTCCGTGGTATGTAATACCCTGGAGAAGGAAAGATGGGGGCGTGAAGAAATAAAATATGAGATGCCGTTCAAGAAAGGAGAGCCATTTGAAATCATTTTCTTCATTATGGTTGACAGGTTCAAG GTTGCAGTTAATGGAAAACATTTCCTGGACTACCAGCATAGAATAAGTGTGGGTAGAGTTGACACACTTGGAATCTCTGGTGTAGTCCAAATTCAAACAATTGGCTTCTTTGGCAGCTCT GAGCAGGATAACCCATATTCTAACCTACCAATGAAGAAGATTGATGCGAATGGGACT CAAACAAAATCTATCAAGACTCCATTG GTTGTCCCTTATATGGGTAAAATCAAGGATGGATTAAGCCCTGGTCGGATAATCACCGTACAAGGCAAAGTTGATAAGAATCCAGACAG GTTTGTCATTAATCTTCGTGTGAGTGATTCCACTGACCTTCCATTGCACCTGACACCTCGTTTAAAAGAGAAAACTTTTGTTCGAAACTCATTTCTCTATCAAAGctggggtgaagaggagaagaAAATAGATTATTTTCCATTTAACCCAGAGGCATATTTTGAG GTTATCATTTATTGCGGTGCTGACTGCTTCAAGATTGCTGTTAATGGAGAGCACTTACTGGAATATAAACACCGGTTTACAAACTTGAGTAAAATTGAtatgttagaggtggaaggagATATCCGGTTGTTGGATGTACAGACTTG A
- the lgals8a gene encoding galectin-8 isoform X4, with amino-acid sequence MSNPTIFNPVIPYSGAIFGGLHRGQMIAVQGIVPKESDRFQVDLQCGSSENPRADIAFHFNPRFRRSGSVVCNTLEKERWGREEIKYEMPFKKGEPFEIIFFIMVDRFKEQDNPYSNLPMKKIDANGTQTKSIKTPLVVPYMGKIKDGLSPGRIITVQGKVDKNPDRFVINLRVSDSTDLPLHLTPRLKEKTFVRNSFLYQSWGEEEKKIDYFPFNPEAYFEVIIYCGADCFKIAVNGEHLLEYKHRFTNLSKIDMLEVEGDIRLLDVQTW; translated from the exons ATGTCTAATCCGACGATATTTAACCCG GTTATACCATACAGTGGAgcaatttttggtggtttgcaTCGTGGGCAGATGATAGCAGTACAGGGAATAGTGCCTAAAGAAAGTGACAG ATTCCAAGTGGATTTACAGTGCGGCAGTAGTGAAAATCCTCGTGCAGACATAGCCTTCCATTTTAATCCACGTTTCCGGAGATCTGGGTCCGTGGTATGTAATACCCTGGAGAAGGAAAGATGGGGGCGTGAAGAAATAAAATATGAGATGCCGTTCAAGAAAGGAGAGCCATTTGAAATCATTTTCTTCATTATGGTTGACAGGTTCAAG GAGCAGGATAACCCATATTCTAACCTACCAATGAAGAAGATTGATGCGAATGGGACT CAAACAAAATCTATCAAGACTCCATTG GTTGTCCCTTATATGGGTAAAATCAAGGATGGATTAAGCCCTGGTCGGATAATCACCGTACAAGGCAAAGTTGATAAGAATCCAGACAG GTTTGTCATTAATCTTCGTGTGAGTGATTCCACTGACCTTCCATTGCACCTGACACCTCGTTTAAAAGAGAAAACTTTTGTTCGAAACTCATTTCTCTATCAAAGctggggtgaagaggagaagaAAATAGATTATTTTCCATTTAACCCAGAGGCATATTTTGAG GTTATCATTTATTGCGGTGCTGACTGCTTCAAGATTGCTGTTAATGGAGAGCACTTACTGGAATATAAACACCGGTTTACAAACTTGAGTAAAATTGAtatgttagaggtggaaggagATATCCGGTTGTTGGATGTACAGACTTGGTAG
- the lgals8a gene encoding galectin-8 isoform X3, whose translation MIAVQGIVPKESDRFQVDLQCGSSENPRADIAFHFNPRFRRSGSVVCNTLEKERWGREEIKYEMPFKKGEPFEIIFFIMVDRFKVAVNGKHFLDYQHRISVGRVDTLGISGVVQIQTIGFFGSSEQDNPYSNLPMKKIDANGTQTKSIKTPLVVPYMGKIKDGLSPGRIITVQGKVDKNPDRFVINLRVSDSTDLPLHLTPRLKEKTFVRNSFLYQSWGEEEKKIDYFPFNPEAYFEVIIYCGADCFKIAVNGEHLLEYKHRFTNLSKIDMLEVEGDIRLLDVQTW comes from the exons ATGATAGCAGTACAGGGAATAGTGCCTAAAGAAAGTGACAG ATTCCAAGTGGATTTACAGTGCGGCAGTAGTGAAAATCCTCGTGCAGACATAGCCTTCCATTTTAATCCACGTTTCCGGAGATCTGGGTCCGTGGTATGTAATACCCTGGAGAAGGAAAGATGGGGGCGTGAAGAAATAAAATATGAGATGCCGTTCAAGAAAGGAGAGCCATTTGAAATCATTTTCTTCATTATGGTTGACAGGTTCAAG GTTGCAGTTAATGGAAAACATTTCCTGGACTACCAGCATAGAATAAGTGTGGGTAGAGTTGACACACTTGGAATCTCTGGTGTAGTCCAAATTCAAACAATTGGCTTCTTTGGCAGCTCT GAGCAGGATAACCCATATTCTAACCTACCAATGAAGAAGATTGATGCGAATGGGACT CAAACAAAATCTATCAAGACTCCATTG GTTGTCCCTTATATGGGTAAAATCAAGGATGGATTAAGCCCTGGTCGGATAATCACCGTACAAGGCAAAGTTGATAAGAATCCAGACAG GTTTGTCATTAATCTTCGTGTGAGTGATTCCACTGACCTTCCATTGCACCTGACACCTCGTTTAAAAGAGAAAACTTTTGTTCGAAACTCATTTCTCTATCAAAGctggggtgaagaggagaagaAAATAGATTATTTTCCATTTAACCCAGAGGCATATTTTGAG GTTATCATTTATTGCGGTGCTGACTGCTTCAAGATTGCTGTTAATGGAGAGCACTTACTGGAATATAAACACCGGTTTACAAACTTGAGTAAAATTGAtatgttagaggtggaaggagATATCCGGTTGTTGGATGTACAGACTTGGTAG